One window from the genome of Oreochromis niloticus isolate F11D_XX linkage group LG20, O_niloticus_UMD_NMBU, whole genome shotgun sequence encodes:
- the LOC102078323 gene encoding neural cell adhesion molecule L1 isoform X1, whose translation MTLRDVNIEDIAVYQCEATNVHGSIVINAFLYVVDLTCFPDGVISKAVDGDDIMLPCECSGLPPLYIIWKRQDTVPLLSDPRVSLEPSGTIKLSSVSHNDSGLYTCSRENTNISITAELQVFNRTVILTGPQDVRALRGTSVLLDCCFVVDPRLSGYQVVWRKGDQKLSDSSVDEKYTIFDNSTLRVTDLQLNDTAEYSCEVITDVDKVTAHASITIIDPDRFSTKNWLIRTTCTIGLLVLIVFIITWCKDSEYRGLRTRGNSEGTNMEDVHYENCTPGSTRDDSTYQSLHPAARDQDQTYSTLTHHT comes from the exons ATGACACTGAGAGACGTGAATATCGAAGACATAGCCGTGTATCAATGTGAAGCCACTAATGTGCACGGCTCCATCGTCATCAATGCCTTCCTTTATGTCGTTG ACCTCACTTGTTTCCCTGACGGGGTCATCTCTAAGGCTGTTGATGGCGATGACATCATGCTTCCCTGTGAATGTTCTGGCTTACCGCCACTTTACATCATATG GAAGCGTCAGGACACGGTTCCTCTGCTGTCAGACCCTCGTGTGTCTTTGGAGCCCAGCGGGACAATCAAACTGTCCAGTGTCAGCCACAATGACAGCGGACTGTACACCTGCTCTCGGGAAAACACTAACATCTccatcactgctgagctgcaagTCTTCA ATCGAACGGTGATCCTGACGGGTCCCCAAGACGTTCGCGCCCTCCGAGGTACCAGCGTCCTCCTGGACTGTTGTTTCGTTGTAGATCCTCGGCTGAGCGGTTACCAGGTGGTCTGGAGGAAAGGCGACCAGAAACTATCAGACTCTAGTGTTGATGAAAA gTACACGATCTTTGACAACAGTACGCTCAGAGTGACGGACCTCCAATTAAACGACACCGCTGAATATTCCTGTGAGGTCATCACTGATGTGGACAAGGTTACCGCCCACGCCTCCATCACCATcatcg ACCCTGACAGATTCTCCACAAAAAACTGGCTGATAAGAACCACCTGCACCATCGGGCTGTTGGTTCTGATAGTCTTCATCATCACATGGTGCAAGGACAGCGAATACAGAG GTTTGAGGACCAGAGGAAACTCAGAGGGCACAAACATGGAG GACGTCCACTACGAGAACTGTACTCCAGGTTCTACACGTGACGACTCGACCTACCAGAGCCTCCATCCAGCCGCCAGGGACCAGGACCAGACCTACtccacactcacacaccacaCATGA
- the LOC102078323 gene encoding neural cell adhesion molecule L1 isoform X2, which produces MFWLTATLHHMRQDTVPLLSDPRVSLEPSGTIKLSSVSHNDSGLYTCSRENTNISITAELQVFNRTVILTGPQDVRALRGTSVLLDCCFVVDPRLSGYQVVWRKGDQKLSDSSVDEKYTIFDNSTLRVTDLQLNDTAEYSCEVITDVDKVTAHASITIIDPDRFSTKNWLIRTTCTIGLLVLIVFIITWCKDSEYRGLRTRGNSEGTNMEDVHYENCTPGSTRDDSTYQSLHPAARDQDQTYSTLTHHT; this is translated from the exons ATGTTCTGGCTTACCGCCACTTTACATCATATG CGTCAGGACACGGTTCCTCTGCTGTCAGACCCTCGTGTGTCTTTGGAGCCCAGCGGGACAATCAAACTGTCCAGTGTCAGCCACAATGACAGCGGACTGTACACCTGCTCTCGGGAAAACACTAACATCTccatcactgctgagctgcaagTCTTCA ATCGAACGGTGATCCTGACGGGTCCCCAAGACGTTCGCGCCCTCCGAGGTACCAGCGTCCTCCTGGACTGTTGTTTCGTTGTAGATCCTCGGCTGAGCGGTTACCAGGTGGTCTGGAGGAAAGGCGACCAGAAACTATCAGACTCTAGTGTTGATGAAAA gTACACGATCTTTGACAACAGTACGCTCAGAGTGACGGACCTCCAATTAAACGACACCGCTGAATATTCCTGTGAGGTCATCACTGATGTGGACAAGGTTACCGCCCACGCCTCCATCACCATcatcg ACCCTGACAGATTCTCCACAAAAAACTGGCTGATAAGAACCACCTGCACCATCGGGCTGTTGGTTCTGATAGTCTTCATCATCACATGGTGCAAGGACAGCGAATACAGAG GTTTGAGGACCAGAGGAAACTCAGAGGGCACAAACATGGAG GACGTCCACTACGAGAACTGTACTCCAGGTTCTACACGTGACGACTCGACCTACCAGAGCCTCCATCCAGCCGCCAGGGACCAGGACCAGACCTACtccacactcacacaccacaCATGA
- the ccdc135 gene encoding dynein regulatory complex subunit 7 has translation MEMEDVSASEKLLPESYRSNSPEEIRLLAIAENFQRQYSHLCPDRKPLLLCPVNECGVKKFVSTSLRPTSTIHCELFEWQGCASFVADFLSLVPLDPPVELPKVLSSPNAVLQSQKATCFEYATLLCSLLLGEDYDAYCVSGYAVKEMCLLNQSLQECPLLDPEIKAVEDVTPEQKDQDDKYSVKLQMELKSRFLAEQEKKKREAEAALLEKQKRQEEKDQQLADPLRGLRVHCWVLVLSGCRDVQENFFIDPLTGISYPTNSDNFLGIESVWNNLNYYVNMQDCSNGCADMMFDLDDLKTWEPVLFGASSKKQLIQEVLKRKEAKLMGKGNLVQVPNEDVPKVLEMPRSWVSCIAISAEALKNRWPGGKKVIRYKQAQLERFATSKRLYGVVKRLSKYKDQDCTEVAMVKEWYQDRSDFLEEKEVDNVNEITTERFRRGRKRHLLFFRVKSLTVGTEVEMHFSSARVDDLVRRVLSPKEFIELYEGRSDFLQYRHVYFKKEIQLLSENSRNEEAPILKVVERFHRNCSKPANEDVAERVFLISEKLIELTYHLKEDRLIPSKISFIKPLDSEKGSAQEFSLDMISTFQVDLSEKPFTAVTLHKMLVELMEVEEKVTHQIMRSVKEMRDIVTLREKENKEMKLWNRAAALVRSRKQKKGNGELKNILRKYLSEEIDEDQDVKKEGLNPYFDIETEEKVKIIQEQYMKDIAEVEKTQECLKMKLHELRKTSGAAPPAALRRHKNPS, from the exons ATGGAGATGGAGGACGTTTCTGCTTCTGAGAAGCTTCT CCCCGAGTCCTACAGGAGCAACTCTCCAGAAGAGATTCGACTGTTAGCCATCGCAGAAAACTTCCAGCGTCAGTACTCGCACTTGTGTCCTGACCGCAAACCGCTGCTGCTCTGTCCTGTAAACGAATGTGGAGTAAAG AAGTTTGTGTCGACGTCTCTTCGTCCAACGTCGACCATCCACTGTGAACTGTTCGAGTGGCAGGGCTGTGCCTCTTTTGTGGCCGACTTCCTGTCGTTGGTCCCTCTGGATCCGCCCGTGGAGCTG CCAAAGGTCCTTTCCTCTCCCAACGCGGTGCTGCAGAGTCAGAAAGCCACGTGTTTTGAGTATGCCACTCTGCTGTGCAGCCTGCTGCTCGGCGAAGACTACGACGCCTACTGCGTCAGCGGCTACGCCGTCAAAGAGATGTGTCTGCTCAATCAGAGCCTGCAGgagtgccccctgctggaccCTGAGATCAAG gCTGTGGAAGATGTGACCCCAGAACAGAAGGACCAGGATGATAAATACTCAGTGAAGCTTCAGATGGAGCTCAAGAGTCGTTTTCTGGCCgagcaagagaagaagaaacgggAAGCTGAAGCTGCGCtgcttgaaaaacaaaaacgacaAGAG GAGAAAGATCAGCAGCTGGCCGACCCGCTGCGAGGCCTGCGGGTGCACTGCTGGGTGCTGGTGCTGTCGGGCTGTCGGGACGTCCAGGAGAACTTCTTCATCGACCCTCTGACCGGGATCAGCTACCCCACCAACAGTGACAACTTCCTGGGCATCGAGAGTGTGTGGAACAACCTCAACTACTACGTGAACATGCAGGACTGCAGTAACGGCTGTGCT GATATGATGTTTGACCTGGATGATTTGAAAACGTGGGAGCCAGTCTTGTTTGGAGCATCAAGCAAAAAGCAACTGATTCAAGAAGTCCTGAAGAGAAAAGAGGCTAAATTGATGGGCAAAGGGAACCTGGTGCAGGTACcgaat GAGGACGTGCCCAAAGTTTTGGAGATGCCGAGATCCTGGGTCAGTTGCATTGCCATCTCAGCAGAAG CCCTGAAGAACCGCTGGCCAGGAGGAAAGAAGGTGATCCGCTACAAACAAGCCCAGCTGGAGAGGTTCGCAACGTCCAAAAGGTTATACGGCGTTGTCAAACGACTGAGCAAATACAAGGACCAAGACT GCACTGAGGTCGCCATGGTGAAGGAGTGGTATCAAGACAGGAGCGACTTCCTGGAGGAGAAAGAGGTCGACAATGTCAATGAGATCACCACAGAACGCTTCAGACGTGGAAGAAAACGTCACCTGCTGT tTTTCAGGGTCAAATCACTTACTGTGGGCACTGAGGTTGAAATGCACTTCAGCAGCGCTCGTGTTGACGACCTGGTGCGGAGGGTGCTGTCGCCAAAAGAATTCATCGAGCTCTATGAAGGCCGGAGCGACTTCCTCCAATACCGGCACGTTTACTTCAAAAAAGAAATCCAGCTGCTCAGCGAGAACTCACGAAACGAGGAAGCGCCCATACtg AAAGTGGTAGAGCGTTTCCACAGAAACTGCTCCAAACCAGCCAATGAAGACGTGGCTGAGCGAGTGTTCCTGATATCAGAGAAACTGATTGAGTTGACCTACCACTTAAAGGAGGACCGATTGATCCCGTCAAAGATCAGCTTCATCAAGCCACTGGACTCAGAAAAAGGGAGCGCACAGGAATTCTCTCTTGACATGATCTCCACCTTCCAG GTGGATCTGTCTGAGAAGCCATTTACAGCCGTAACCCTGCATAAGATGCTGGTGGAACTGATGGAGGTTGAAGAGAAGGTGACTCATCAGATTATGCGGTCGGTGAAAGAG ATGAGAGACATTGTGACCCTCCGTGAAAAGGAGAACAAAGAAATGAAGCTCTGGAACCGAGCAGCTGCCCTGGTCCGcagcaggaaacagaaaaag GGAAATGGTGAACTTAAAAACATTTTGCGTAAATATCTGTCTGAGGAGATTGACGAAGACCAAGATGTGAAGAAGGAAGGCCTGAATCCATATTTTGACATCGAAACAGAGGAGAAAGTCAAAATCATTCAAGAACAATACATGAAG GACATAGCAGAGGTGGAGAAGACGCAGGAGTGTTTAAAGATGAAATTGCACGAACTGAGAAAAACATCGGGAGCAGCTCCACCAGCAGCGCTGCGCCGACATAAGAACCCAAGTTAA